One stretch of Ornithinimicrobium ciconiae DNA includes these proteins:
- the hpf gene encoding ribosome hibernation-promoting factor, HPF/YfiA family, protein MEITVTGRKKTVSDRFRRHLEEKLDKVTQLAPRVSRTDVVLTHESNPRQAKESERVEITCYIKRSVVRAEACADEEYAALDLAMTRLLERLRRSNDKRRISHTGKHRKPSVAEATFGLPTDPLRTEAPTEASENGVPLDPEEAIAQALGTEGNSPIELREKVHASEPMSVGQALNEMELVGHDFYLFHDSEADLPSVVYRRRGWSYGVLRLKHEHAEDDEPVAAGAAAG, encoded by the coding sequence ATGGAAATCACCGTGACCGGCCGGAAGAAGACAGTTTCTGACCGTTTCCGCCGCCACCTGGAGGAAAAGCTCGACAAGGTCACCCAGCTTGCCCCGCGGGTCTCGCGGACCGACGTGGTGCTCACGCACGAGAGCAACCCCCGTCAGGCCAAGGAGAGCGAGCGCGTAGAGATCACCTGTTACATCAAGCGGAGCGTGGTCCGTGCCGAGGCGTGCGCGGACGAGGAGTATGCCGCGCTCGACCTGGCGATGACCCGTCTCCTGGAGCGACTTCGCAGGTCCAACGACAAGCGCCGGATCAGCCACACCGGCAAGCACCGCAAGCCTTCCGTGGCCGAGGCAACCTTTGGGTTGCCGACCGACCCGTTGCGCACCGAGGCGCCCACCGAGGCCTCCGAGAACGGAGTGCCGCTGGACCCGGAGGAGGCCATCGCCCAGGCGTTGGGAACCGAGGGCAACTCGCCCATCGAGCTGCGCGAGAAGGTCCACGCCTCCGAGCCGATGAGCGTCGGGCAGGCTCTCAACGAGATGGAGTTGGTGGGACACGACTTCTACCTCTTCCACGACTCAGAGGCCGACCTGCCCAGCGTCGTCTACCGTCGGCGCGGATGGTCCTACGGCGTGCTGCGACTCAAGCACGAGCACGCTGAGGACGACGAGCCCGTCGCAGCTGGGGCTGCTGCCGGGTGA
- a CDS encoding ComF family protein, which produces MPSRTGAGHLTTALLALGDLVLPVRCGGCDLPRDAWCAACEAELAGAPPAARWWPTPVPHGLPSVWSVLPYQGAVRAALTNWKDNGRRDLAQVLSPVLAEAVLAGLLAHARPGTAATAQGPVVVPVPSGRANVRRRGDRPLQELTRRALRSLPPATRPPLVPALRLTRTVQDQSGLHSGARATNLRGAMAVEQPARKAVQGARCLVVDDVITTGATLAEAARALRAAGALDVVAVTIAATRRRGASSG; this is translated from the coding sequence ATGCCGTCACGCACCGGGGCAGGTCACCTCACCACCGCGCTGCTGGCCCTGGGAGACCTCGTGCTCCCCGTGCGCTGCGGCGGCTGTGACCTGCCCAGGGACGCCTGGTGCGCGGCGTGCGAGGCAGAGCTTGCGGGCGCGCCTCCGGCTGCCCGGTGGTGGCCGACCCCGGTGCCCCACGGGCTTCCCTCGGTCTGGTCCGTCCTGCCCTACCAGGGGGCCGTGCGAGCGGCTCTGACCAACTGGAAGGACAACGGTCGACGGGACCTGGCCCAGGTGCTGTCCCCGGTGCTCGCCGAGGCGGTGCTGGCCGGTCTGCTGGCACACGCGCGACCAGGGACCGCAGCCACTGCGCAGGGACCGGTCGTGGTGCCCGTGCCGTCCGGGCGGGCCAACGTCCGCCGGCGCGGGGACCGTCCGCTGCAGGAGCTCACCCGCCGAGCCCTGCGCTCGCTGCCCCCAGCAACGCGCCCACCCCTTGTGCCAGCCCTGCGGCTGACCCGCACGGTGCAGGACCAGTCGGGCCTGCACAGCGGGGCACGGGCGACCAACCTGCGCGGTGCCATGGCGGTGGAGCAGCCGGCTCGAAAAGCGGTCCAGGGTGCCCGCTGCCTGGTGGTCGACGACGTGATCACCACCGGCGCAACCCTCGCCGAAGCAGCCCGTGCGCTGCGTGCTGCGGGGGCCCTGGACGTCGTGGCGGTCACCATTGCGGCGACCCGGCGGAGGGGCGCCTCCTCCGGGTGA
- a CDS encoding Rv3235 family protein — translation MSAQPTALAVAPLVTPSCASWIRPGHLTVLPIPDNEPAPLPRGVRPAEPDPRYVQGALAVDFRREGHDELFGPQSTSRQDLPDPDTWARRLITTILEAMDGLRPSDQLSRWVAPDIRDRIFRRGVQARQRRQRPGGPLQVRALRVCEPVDGVAEVAAVIAYRSRVRALAMRMSGVDGRWLITALEIG, via the coding sequence GTGAGCGCCCAGCCGACAGCGCTGGCGGTCGCCCCGTTGGTCACACCGTCCTGCGCGTCGTGGATCCGTCCCGGGCACCTGACGGTGCTGCCGATCCCCGACAACGAGCCAGCACCACTGCCCCGCGGTGTCCGTCCGGCAGAACCAGACCCTCGCTATGTCCAGGGCGCCCTGGCGGTGGACTTCCGACGGGAGGGCCATGACGAGCTCTTTGGGCCACAGTCGACCAGTCGTCAGGATCTGCCTGATCCAGACACCTGGGCCCGGCGGCTGATCACCACCATTCTGGAGGCCATGGACGGGCTGCGTCCCAGCGACCAGCTCAGCAGGTGGGTGGCACCAGACATCCGGGACCGGATCTTTCGTCGCGGAGTCCAGGCCCGCCAACGACGTCAACGACCCGGAGGGCCACTGCAGGTGCGCGCCCTGCGGGTCTGCGAGCCAGTGGACGGCGTCGCCGAGGTCGCTGCGGTCATTGCCTACCGTTCCCGCGTGCGCGCTCTGGCCATGCGCATGAGCGGCGTGGACGGCCGATGGTTGATCACGGCCCTGGAGATCGGCTGA
- the secA gene encoding preprotein translocase subunit SecA, producing the protein MPKFFEKLLRAGEGKALRRLEVVAQQVNSLEEDFQGLTDAELREETDKFRARLKDGETLDHLLPEAFAAVREASVRTLGKRHFDVQIMGGAALHQGNVAEMRTGEGKTLVATLPSYLNALTGEGVHVVTVNDYLAEYQAELMGRIHRTLGLEVGVILSKMTPDQRRAEYAKDITYGTNNEFGFDYLRDNMAWATKDLVQRGHHYAIVDEVDSILIDEARTPLIISGPADGSPRWYTEFAKLAQRLTRGENGEGDYEVDEKKRTVGVLESGIEKVEDYLGIDNLYESANTPLIGYLNNSIKAKELFKNDKDYVNVDGQIMIVDEHTGRMLAGRRYNEGMHQAIEAKEGVEIKNENQTLATVTLQNYFRMYDKLAGMTGTAQTEAAELHQIYKVGVVTIPTNRDMVRKDQPDLIYRTEQAKYDAVVEDIAERHEKGQPVLVGTTSVEKSEVLSEQLRRRGIPHEVLNAKHHAREASIVAEAGRKGAVTVATNMAGRGTDIMLGGNPEFRAVAYLKSKGLDPAETPEEYEAAWDETLARAEEAVQAEYQEVHDLGGLYVLGTERHESRRIDNQLRGRSGRQGDPGESRFYLSLEDDLMRMFNAAIVDRVMQTTGMDDSVPIESKVVSRSIQSAQAQVEAQHFETRKNVLKYDDVMNRQRVVIYDERRRVLEGQDLEDQIRDFINEVVGDYAQTIQGDELEKEERDMTKVLADLRTVYPVSLTVEELEAAAAGAGGITSDLLAEQLTSDAQHAYDEKEALVGAEAMRDLERRVVMQVLDRKWREHLYEMDYLKEGIGLRSMAQREPIVEYQREGYQLFQAMMESVKEDAVSTLFRVEVKAPQEQAAQASGLAVPAALAGLVDAKPAPAAALTYSAPSEDGSVEQRRVAADGSTMTRAEVKKSGSGNRAERRKARKAN; encoded by the coding sequence GTGCCCAAGTTTTTCGAGAAGTTGCTGCGTGCCGGTGAGGGCAAGGCCCTACGCCGACTGGAGGTTGTCGCGCAGCAGGTCAACTCCCTCGAAGAGGATTTCCAAGGGTTGACCGACGCCGAGTTGCGCGAGGAGACGGACAAGTTCCGCGCGCGGCTGAAGGACGGGGAGACCCTCGATCATCTCCTGCCCGAGGCGTTTGCGGCGGTCCGCGAAGCGTCGGTGCGCACCCTGGGGAAGCGACACTTCGACGTCCAGATCATGGGTGGCGCGGCGCTGCACCAGGGCAATGTGGCCGAGATGCGCACGGGTGAGGGCAAGACCCTGGTCGCCACCCTTCCGTCATACCTCAACGCCCTCACGGGCGAGGGTGTGCACGTCGTGACGGTCAACGACTACCTGGCCGAGTACCAGGCCGAGTTGATGGGGCGCATCCACCGCACCCTGGGGCTGGAGGTCGGGGTGATCCTGTCGAAGATGACCCCGGACCAGCGACGTGCGGAGTACGCCAAGGACATCACCTATGGCACCAACAACGAGTTCGGCTTCGACTACCTGCGCGACAACATGGCATGGGCCACCAAGGACCTGGTGCAGCGCGGCCACCACTACGCGATCGTCGACGAGGTCGACTCGATCCTGATCGATGAGGCCCGCACCCCGCTGATCATCTCCGGACCGGCCGACGGCTCGCCGCGCTGGTACACCGAGTTCGCCAAGCTCGCCCAGCGTCTCACCCGCGGCGAGAACGGTGAGGGTGACTACGAGGTTGACGAGAAGAAGCGCACCGTCGGTGTCCTGGAGTCCGGCATCGAGAAGGTCGAGGACTACCTCGGTATCGACAACCTCTACGAGAGCGCCAACACGCCGCTGATCGGCTACCTGAACAACTCCATCAAGGCCAAGGAGTTGTTCAAGAACGACAAGGACTACGTCAACGTCGACGGTCAGATCATGATCGTTGATGAGCACACGGGCCGCATGCTGGCTGGTCGTCGTTACAACGAGGGGATGCACCAGGCGATCGAGGCCAAGGAGGGGGTGGAGATCAAGAACGAGAACCAGACCCTGGCGACGGTGACCCTCCAGAACTACTTCCGCATGTACGACAAGCTCGCCGGCATGACCGGTACCGCTCAGACCGAGGCTGCCGAGCTCCACCAGATCTACAAGGTCGGTGTCGTCACGATCCCGACCAACCGCGACATGGTCCGCAAGGACCAGCCGGACCTGATCTACCGCACCGAGCAGGCCAAGTACGACGCGGTGGTCGAGGACATCGCCGAGCGCCACGAGAAGGGCCAGCCGGTCCTCGTGGGCACGACCTCCGTCGAGAAGTCCGAGGTGCTCTCCGAGCAGCTGCGCCGTCGTGGCATCCCGCACGAGGTGCTGAACGCCAAGCATCACGCCCGTGAGGCCTCGATCGTGGCCGAGGCGGGGCGCAAGGGTGCCGTGACCGTGGCCACCAACATGGCTGGTCGAGGCACCGACATCATGCTCGGTGGCAACCCGGAGTTCCGGGCGGTGGCCTACCTCAAGAGCAAGGGACTCGATCCTGCCGAGACCCCGGAGGAGTACGAAGCAGCCTGGGACGAGACTCTTGCCCGGGCGGAAGAGGCCGTCCAGGCGGAGTACCAGGAGGTCCACGATCTTGGTGGACTGTATGTGCTGGGCACCGAGCGGCATGAGTCCCGTCGTATCGACAACCAGCTGCGCGGCCGCTCCGGTCGTCAGGGTGACCCCGGTGAGAGTCGGTTCTATCTCTCGCTGGAGGACGATCTGATGCGGATGTTCAACGCCGCCATCGTCGATCGCGTCATGCAGACGACCGGCATGGATGACAGCGTCCCGATCGAGTCCAAGGTCGTCAGCCGCTCGATCCAGAGCGCTCAGGCGCAGGTCGAGGCACAGCACTTCGAGACACGCAAGAACGTGCTGAAGTATGACGATGTGATGAACCGCCAGCGTGTGGTCATCTATGACGAGCGTCGCCGGGTCCTGGAGGGGCAGGACCTGGAGGACCAGATCCGCGACTTCATCAACGAGGTCGTGGGCGATTACGCACAGACCATCCAGGGTGATGAGCTGGAGAAGGAAGAGCGGGACATGACCAAGGTCCTCGCTGATCTCCGCACGGTCTACCCGGTGTCCCTGACCGTCGAGGAACTGGAGGCCGCAGCGGCCGGAGCCGGCGGGATCACCAGTGACCTGCTGGCCGAGCAGTTGACCTCTGATGCCCAGCACGCCTACGACGAGAAGGAGGCTCTCGTCGGCGCGGAGGCGATGCGGGATCTCGAACGCCGGGTCGTGATGCAGGTGCTGGACCGCAAGTGGCGCGAGCACCTTTACGAGATGGACTACCTCAAGGAGGGCATCGGCCTGCGGTCGATGGCCCAGCGCGAGCCGATCGTGGAGTACCAGCGTGAGGGCTACCAGCTGTTCCAGGCGATGATGGAGTCGGTCAAGGAGGATGCCGTCAGCACCCTCTTCCGGGTCGAGGTCAAGGCCCCCCAGGAGCAGGCGGCCCAGGCCAGCGGTCTGGCCGTTCCTGCCGCGCTGGCCGGACTGGTCGACGCCAAGCCGGCACCGGCAGCTGCCCTGACCTACAGCGCTCCCTCCGAGGACGGCTCGGTCGAGCAGCGTCGCGTGGCGGCGGATGGGTCCACCATGACCCGTGCGGAGGTCAAGAAGTCAGGAAGCGGCAACCGCGCAGAACGGCGGAAGGCACGCAAGGCGAACTGA
- a CDS encoding LysM peptidoglycan-binding domain-containing protein, which produces MTDKDLATAGGGGRSTHLDGVRHPGVGICASALGAAGAAVLSLIVLTCWNRARHGWATAVGPDGIVVAHGLELLALAVAGLVGAWLAALLLVGAAAALPGRSTAPLRSLAERLAPRLARHVAAGLVTAAVTLTPLGAAQASTAPISTAPTSTVPTTTAPTPTNTSAVPASQSSAGVLIYHAQEPDPANRAPEPGWRPTAPAPTPDPDSISLVSRGAAKPDAVVVRAGDTLWDIAARHLGEDADAAAIAEAWPHWYDANRALIGSDPDLLLPGTRLVPPVVDSYQEVAP; this is translated from the coding sequence ATGACTGACAAGGACCTAGCCACGGCCGGCGGTGGCGGACGCAGCACGCACCTGGACGGTGTCAGGCACCCCGGTGTCGGCATCTGTGCCAGTGCACTCGGGGCAGCCGGCGCGGCCGTTCTGTCACTCATTGTCCTGACCTGCTGGAACCGTGCCCGCCATGGGTGGGCGACAGCCGTCGGGCCCGACGGCATCGTGGTGGCCCACGGGCTGGAACTCCTGGCCCTTGCTGTGGCCGGACTGGTGGGAGCCTGGCTCGCAGCGCTGCTCCTGGTCGGTGCCGCCGCTGCACTGCCCGGGCGATCCACGGCACCATTGCGCAGCCTCGCTGAGCGACTGGCCCCACGCCTTGCTCGGCACGTGGCAGCCGGACTGGTCACTGCTGCGGTGACGCTGACCCCCCTGGGCGCTGCCCAGGCCTCCACGGCCCCCATTAGCACAGCTCCCACCAGCACCGTGCCCACCACCACAGCTCCCACGCCCACCAACACCAGTGCCGTGCCCGCCTCGCAGTCGTCCGCAGGCGTGCTGATCTACCACGCGCAAGAACCTGATCCGGCGAACCGTGCACCGGAGCCGGGTTGGCGCCCCACCGCCCCCGCACCCACACCGGACCCAGACTCGATCTCGCTGGTGAGTCGCGGTGCGGCCAAACCAGACGCCGTGGTCGTGCGCGCGGGTGACACCCTGTGGGACATCGCGGCCCGGCACCTCGGAGAGGATGCTGACGCCGCCGCCATCGCGGAGGCCTGGCCCCACTGGTATGACGCCAACCGGGCCCTGATCGGCTCTGACCCCGATCTGCTGTTGCCTGGCACCCGGCTTGTCCCGCCCGTCGTGGACAGCTACCAGGAGGTCGCGCCGTGA
- a CDS encoding ExeM/NucH family extracellular endonuclease — protein MASVAIAGALAPGAATAITPQVPPVPAAPAPAAADSLIISEYVEGTSNNKALEIYNTGDASVDLSGYQIQGFQNGNTTVGFTLTLEGTLAPGGTYVVAHTLAAQAVLDVADLKYNLQHNGDDVVVLGTTEGEVLDSIGQIGNRPTGGWGSGDFTTQDNTMRRMASVCAGDTDPTDAYDPVTEWVGFPVDTFDGLGEHESDCVESEPQAPVINEFSIDTATPGDDVEFYEVYGEPSTDYSDLHIVQVEGDGTSNSRGSIITADTVGNTDADGFWHVDLPANRIQNGTLTLLLVEGYTDQTVIDADRDGVLDEGTGLTVVDSVAVVDGNANDLFYSETALVGGFDDLPFAPGGASRIPDGTDTDSVADWVRNDFNKAGFPGFEGPPAPGQAWNTPGQPNEVYEEEPPPPGGECGDPATAIGAVQGSGDATPISGTLVTIEGVVVGDFQEGGFNGFYVQDEGDGNPATSDGIFVHAPGAAEVSVGDQVRVTGTATEFDGLTQISTSPVIVPCATGVELPEATVLEFPLTDADKEAVEGMYVTFPADLSILEYFNYARFGEVVVGTGLDTARQFQPTALALPDSAEAIEVRDHNATHRITIDDGLSPQNPPFLRHPAGGQFTLEHTFRGGDTITDLAGVMDHRFNLYRVQPTEDAVFTAVNPRPTEVPDMEDATMTVAAFNVLNYFTDLNGRGADTPEEFDRQEVKIVSALAELDADVVGLIEIENNDDGAVATLTAALNAEVGAGTYDYVETGTIGTDEITTAFIFKPATVAPVGDFALLTTAVDDRFLDDKNRPTLAQTFEELATGEQVTVAVNHLKSKGSTCEDVGDLEDPWAGNCNGVRTDAAEAMVDWLADDPTGTGAENTLVIGDLNSYDKEDPINVFLDGGYSDLLLDHQGEYEYSYVFDGQLGYLDYAMANDALSAKVTATEAWKINADEPSVLDYDMTFKPDEQDALFEPNAFRSSDHDPILVGLDLDPTVVPDPVVVDRLSGADRYATSATIAAEFGEVGSLYLTSGQQFPDALTATAPAVRDGAPVLLTKVDKLPNVIATALDSLSPEQVYAVGGTAVISNEVLAQTQALTGAEVVRISGEDRYATASALAQARFGAADVDTVYVASGLEFADSLSAGPLAGLEDDPIVLAKSDAVPLATRAALEALDPDRIVVLGGTVAISDDVMTELESYATTVERLRGDDRYATAAVIASRIAPSENVFVASGQAFPDALSGAALAGLRQSPLLLTQQDHLPTATAAALVEREPSTVTLFGGTVAITEAVKTAIEELFAS, from the coding sequence ATGGCGTCCGTCGCCATTGCCGGGGCGCTCGCCCCAGGCGCTGCGACGGCGATCACACCGCAGGTGCCCCCCGTCCCCGCTGCACCCGCTCCTGCGGCCGCCGACTCGCTCATCATCAGTGAGTATGTCGAGGGCACCAGCAACAACAAGGCCTTGGAGATCTACAACACCGGTGATGCCAGCGTCGACCTCTCCGGCTATCAGATCCAGGGCTTCCAGAACGGCAACACGACGGTAGGTTTCACGCTGACACTGGAGGGAACGCTTGCTCCCGGTGGCACCTATGTCGTGGCGCACACCTTGGCTGCACAGGCTGTCCTGGACGTCGCAGACCTGAAGTACAACTTGCAGCACAATGGCGATGACGTGGTCGTGCTCGGCACGACCGAGGGCGAAGTGCTGGATTCGATCGGCCAGATCGGAAACCGGCCCACCGGTGGCTGGGGCAGCGGTGACTTCACCACCCAGGACAACACAATGCGCCGGATGGCCAGTGTGTGCGCGGGGGACACCGACCCGACCGACGCTTACGACCCCGTGACCGAGTGGGTCGGGTTCCCGGTCGACACCTTTGACGGCCTGGGTGAGCACGAGTCAGACTGCGTCGAGTCCGAGCCGCAGGCACCGGTGATCAACGAGTTCTCAATCGACACCGCAACTCCCGGGGACGACGTCGAGTTCTACGAGGTCTACGGCGAGCCGTCGACCGACTACTCCGACCTGCACATCGTCCAGGTGGAGGGCGACGGGACGTCCAACTCGCGCGGCTCGATCATCACGGCGGACACAGTCGGCAACACCGACGCCGACGGCTTCTGGCACGTAGACCTTCCGGCCAACCGCATCCAGAACGGCACGCTGACACTGCTGCTGGTCGAGGGTTACACCGACCAGACGGTGATCGATGCCGACCGCGACGGCGTCCTTGACGAAGGCACGGGGCTCACCGTGGTCGACTCGGTCGCGGTCGTGGACGGCAACGCCAACGACCTGTTCTACTCTGAGACCGCGCTGGTGGGAGGGTTCGACGACCTGCCGTTCGCGCCCGGCGGCGCCTCACGCATCCCGGACGGGACCGATACCGACAGCGTCGCCGACTGGGTCCGCAACGACTTCAACAAGGCGGGCTTCCCGGGCTTCGAGGGCCCGCCGGCCCCGGGCCAGGCCTGGAACACCCCGGGCCAGCCGAACGAGGTCTACGAGGAGGAGCCCCCGCCGCCCGGCGGCGAGTGCGGTGACCCCGCCACCGCGATCGGTGCGGTCCAGGGATCCGGCGACGCTACTCCGATATCTGGGACCCTCGTCACGATCGAGGGTGTCGTCGTCGGCGACTTCCAGGAGGGCGGCTTCAACGGCTTCTATGTGCAGGACGAGGGCGACGGCAACCCCGCCACGTCCGACGGCATCTTCGTGCACGCTCCTGGCGCAGCCGAGGTCTCGGTGGGCGACCAGGTGCGGGTCACCGGCACGGCCACGGAGTTTGACGGCCTGACCCAGATCAGCACTTCTCCCGTCATCGTGCCCTGCGCGACGGGTGTTGAGCTCCCCGAGGCGACTGTCCTGGAGTTCCCGTTGACGGACGCCGACAAGGAGGCCGTCGAGGGCATGTATGTCACCTTCCCGGCCGACCTGTCCATCCTGGAGTACTTCAACTACGCCCGCTTCGGCGAGGTCGTGGTGGGCACCGGTCTCGACACGGCCCGCCAGTTCCAGCCGACGGCGCTCGCGCTGCCGGACTCGGCCGAGGCCATCGAGGTGCGGGACCACAACGCGACCCACCGGATCACGATCGACGACGGGCTGAGCCCGCAGAACCCGCCGTTCCTGCGCCACCCGGCCGGCGGCCAGTTCACCCTGGAGCACACTTTCCGCGGTGGTGACACCATCACCGACCTGGCCGGCGTGATGGATCACCGGTTCAACCTCTACCGCGTCCAGCCGACCGAGGACGCCGTGTTCACCGCGGTCAACCCCCGCCCGACGGAGGTGCCGGACATGGAGGACGCCACGATGACCGTGGCCGCCTTTAACGTCCTGAACTACTTCACCGACCTCAACGGCCGGGGTGCTGACACTCCGGAGGAGTTCGACCGTCAGGAGGTCAAGATCGTCTCCGCGCTGGCCGAGCTGGACGCCGACGTGGTGGGGCTGATCGAGATCGAGAACAACGACGACGGCGCGGTGGCGACCCTGACCGCGGCGTTGAACGCCGAGGTCGGAGCGGGCACCTACGACTACGTCGAGACCGGCACCATCGGCACGGACGAGATCACGACAGCCTTCATCTTCAAGCCGGCCACGGTGGCCCCGGTGGGCGACTTTGCCCTGCTGACCACCGCGGTCGACGATCGGTTCCTGGATGACAAGAACCGTCCCACGCTGGCGCAGACCTTCGAGGAGCTCGCCACCGGCGAGCAGGTGACCGTCGCGGTCAACCACCTCAAGTCCAAGGGCTCGACCTGCGAGGACGTGGGTGACCTGGAGGACCCGTGGGCAGGCAACTGCAACGGGGTGCGGACCGACGCCGCGGAGGCCATGGTCGACTGGCTCGCGGACGACCCGACCGGCACCGGCGCCGAGAACACCCTGGTCATCGGCGACCTGAACTCCTACGACAAGGAAGACCCGATCAACGTCTTCCTCGACGGCGGCTACTCGGACCTGCTCCTGGACCACCAGGGGGAGTACGAGTACTCCTACGTCTTCGACGGACAGCTGGGCTACCTGGACTACGCGATGGCCAATGACGCGCTGTCCGCGAAGGTGACGGCGACCGAGGCGTGGAAGATCAACGCCGACGAGCCGAGCGTCCTGGACTACGACATGACGTTCAAGCCGGATGAGCAGGACGCGCTCTTCGAGCCCAATGCCTTCCGTTCCTCCGACCACGACCCGATCCTGGTCGGACTCGACTTGGATCCGACCGTGGTTCCCGACCCCGTGGTGGTGGACCGACTCTCCGGTGCTGACCGCTACGCCACCTCGGCCACGATCGCTGCCGAGTTCGGTGAGGTCGGTTCGCTGTACCTGACCAGCGGCCAGCAGTTCCCGGATGCCCTGACCGCCACCGCCCCTGCGGTGCGTGACGGTGCTCCGGTCCTGCTGACCAAGGTCGACAAGCTGCCGAACGTCATCGCGACGGCTCTGGACTCACTGAGCCCGGAGCAGGTGTATGCGGTTGGCGGCACGGCGGTCATCTCGAACGAGGTCCTGGCGCAGACCCAGGCCCTGACCGGCGCCGAGGTGGTGCGGATCTCCGGTGAGGACCGGTATGCCACCGCGTCAGCGCTCGCCCAGGCGCGCTTCGGCGCTGCGGACGTCGACACGGTCTACGTGGCGTCGGGCCTGGAGTTCGCCGACTCCCTGTCGGCGGGTCCCCTCGCTGGTCTGGAGGACGACCCGATCGTGCTGGCCAAGTCCGATGCCGTGCCGCTCGCGACGCGTGCAGCGCTCGAGGCGCTCGACCCGGACCGCATCGTGGTCCTGGGCGGCACCGTGGCGATCAGCGATGACGTCATGACCGAGCTGGAGTCCTACGCCACCACGGTCGAGCGACTGCGTGGTGACGACCGCTACGCCACCGCCGCGGTGATCGCCTCACGCATCGCTCCGTCGGAGAACGTGTTCGTCGCCTCCGGGCAGGCGTTCCCCGATGCGCTGTCCGGTGCGGCGCTGGCCGGGCTGCGCCAGAGCCCGTTGCTGCTGACCCAGCAGGACCACCTGCCCACGGCCACGGCTGCGGCGCTGGTGGAGCGTGAGCCCAGCACGGTGACCTTGTTCGGTGGCACCGTCGCGATCACGGAGGCGGTCAAGACCGCCATCGAGGAGCTCTTCGCGTCCTAA
- a CDS encoding winged helix-turn-helix domain-containing protein — translation MTELTLPQARRIALAAQGFADPRPARPTMRHIQRVIDRVQVVQIDSVNVLARSHYLPFFSRLGPYDTALLDRARDGSGPRSREPRRLVESWAHVASLIPPDTWPFLGFRMARAEVDSWSHQVASEHPGVLEAVREVVRDHGPLTAREVDTLVETAEVRARDNWGWNWSLVKECLEHLFWAGQIVSSGRNSQFERRYAVPSFVLPPEVLARAPGQPAAPDAEESGVELMRRAVRAHGIGTAADLRDYFRLRQSMAGPALAELVRLGEVEQVSVRGWDRPAYLDTSARRPRSVAARSLLSPFDSLVWERDRTERLFGFHYRIEIYVPEPKRVFGYYVLPFLLGEELVARVDLKADRARGRLLVRRLHCEPGAPAHTREALGEELGLMAGWLGLDRVDFI, via the coding sequence ATGACTGAGCTGACGCTCCCGCAGGCACGGCGCATCGCCCTGGCCGCGCAAGGTTTCGCCGACCCACGTCCGGCGCGCCCGACGATGCGGCACATCCAGCGGGTGATCGACCGGGTGCAGGTGGTGCAGATCGACAGTGTCAACGTGCTCGCGCGCAGTCACTACCTGCCGTTCTTCTCCCGTCTTGGGCCCTATGACACCGCGCTGCTCGATCGCGCCCGGGACGGCAGCGGGCCACGGTCGAGGGAGCCGAGACGACTGGTGGAGTCCTGGGCCCACGTCGCCAGCCTGATCCCGCCCGACACCTGGCCGTTCCTGGGGTTCCGGATGGCGCGGGCCGAGGTCGACTCCTGGAGCCATCAGGTGGCGAGTGAGCATCCAGGTGTCCTGGAGGCGGTGCGCGAGGTGGTGCGCGATCACGGCCCGCTGACGGCACGCGAGGTCGACACTCTGGTGGAGACGGCGGAGGTGCGCGCGCGGGACAACTGGGGCTGGAACTGGTCGCTGGTCAAGGAGTGCCTGGAGCACCTGTTCTGGGCGGGTCAGATCGTCAGCTCCGGGCGCAACAGCCAGTTTGAACGGCGCTATGCCGTGCCCTCGTTCGTGCTGCCGCCGGAGGTGCTGGCCCGCGCACCGGGGCAGCCTGCCGCGCCGGATGCGGAGGAGTCAGGGGTGGAGCTGATGCGTCGTGCGGTGCGAGCTCATGGCATCGGCACGGCCGCCGATCTGCGCGACTACTTCCGGCTGAGGCAGTCGATGGCCGGCCCGGCCCTGGCGGAGCTGGTCCGCCTGGGTGAGGTCGAGCAGGTGAGTGTGCGCGGCTGGGACCGCCCGGCCTATCTGGACACGAGCGCCCGCCGCCCGAGGTCGGTGGCTGCACGCTCTCTGCTCAGCCCGTTCGACTCCCTAGTGTGGGAGCGGGACCGCACCGAGCGACTCTTCGGCTTCCATTACCGGATCGAGATCTATGTGCCCGAGCCCAAGCGGGTCTTCGGCTACTACGTGCTGCCCTTCCTGCTGGGGGAGGAGCTGGTCGCCCGGGTGGATCTCAAGGCTGATCGGGCCCGTGGCCGACTGCTGGTCCGGCGCCTGCACTGTGAGCCGGGGGCGCCCGCCCACACCCGCGAGGCGCTCGGCGAGGAGCTCGGCCTGATGGCCGGGTGGCTCGGCCTGGACCGGGTCGACTTCATCTGA